A window of the Podospora bellae-mahoneyi strain CBS 112042 chromosome 6, whole genome shotgun sequence genome harbors these coding sequences:
- a CDS encoding hypothetical protein (EggNog:ENOG503P9GZ) yields MTGRKRKQEEEELVALPSDDEEEEEEYVSDEDDEEVGDSSGDDGSFNEEDAEDDEEGEEEDEEAAPAPPKKKIKTAATAEGDAPQKNGHKNGVAENEGDDQEEEDQEGEEEGDDDDVEDEEGAEEDEPPIASKGVKKAAAPPAAAEGSAAAVAADGDDED; encoded by the exons ATGACCGGCCGCAAGAGAaagcaagaggaggaggagctcgtAGCTCTGCCCAgtgatgacgaagaggaggaggagga GTATGTCTctgacgaggatgacgaagaagTCGGCGATAGTTCCGGCGATGACGGAAGCTTCAACGAAGAGGATgccgaagatgacgaggagggcgaagaagaagacgaggaagctGCCCCGG CTcctcccaagaagaagataaAGACGGCAGCTACCGCCGAGGGTGATGCGCCTCAGAAGAACGGCCACAAGAACGGTGTCGCCGAGAATGAGGGAGATGaccaagaggaggaggatcaagagggcgaggaagaaggcgacgatgatgacgtcgaagacgaggaaggtgctgaggaggatgagcccCCTATCGCTTCCAAGGGcgtcaagaaggctgccgcaccgcctgccgccgccgagggcagcgctgctgctgttgccgctgatggtgacgacgaggactAA